Proteins found in one Triticum aestivum cultivar Chinese Spring chromosome 4D, IWGSC CS RefSeq v2.1, whole genome shotgun sequence genomic segment:
- the LOC123096684 gene encoding uncharacterized protein, which yields MSSATTYAESISSCRTPAPIRSPSLAATAAAVPDAAPLPVRRQLDFPSGDGNTDDDDDFFFLVAEEMERNLDQVTRRAAQSLTPPTVALARPTFREKLCICGRGPCAVERKEGRWAYVCSAPPKCRHSSYCMESDVSPSSQPAFLSYHEPDNHTTDGTTQVNVSPQGAGATTPVNVTTQRDGARTPVTFSPQGARSSGEVPTCKCTAGKCKTEKKNGVVYYVCHIPKGQGACSHREPVEAAAEEPPLTGYTNPRESEHLGYNPVAKEANVHAMMGGHNETRQFDPDQPPEYDEWPFEIVEGDVVPTAHLWPAHPTPIAAVAQGSPVMLRQQFAMVQVGTPTKLPMPPKCTISPNTPRSGSCYRCHEGHWIMNCPKNGTCYHCGMVGHFVKDCPGARTEK from the exons ATGAGCAGTGCCACCACCTACGCGGAGAGCATCTCTTCCTGCCGCACTCCAGCTCCCATCCGCTCCCCATCCCTCGCAGCCACGGCGGCGGCGGTACCCGACGCAGCCCCCCTCCCCGTGAGGCGGCAGCTCGATTTCCCCAGCGGCGACGGCAACacggatgacgatgatgacttcttcTTTCTCGTCGCAGAGGAGATGGAGCGAAACCTAGACCAGGTCACGCGCCGCGCCGCGCAGAGCTTGACGCCGCCGACGGTTGCGCTGGCACGCCCGACTTTCCGTGAGAAGCTGTGCATTTGCGGGCGTGGGCCGTGTGCCGTTGAGCGGAAGGAGGGACGATGGGCATACGTCTGCTCGGCGCCGCCG AAGTGCAGACATTCTTCTTATTGCATGGAATCTGATGTCAGTCCAAGTTCACAGCCTGCCTTTTTGAGTTATCATGAACCCGACAATCATACGACTGATGGTACAACTCAAGTTAATGTTAGTCCCCAAGGTGCTGGTGCTACAACTCCAGTAAATGTTACTACCCAACGTGATGGTGCTAGAACTCCAGTTACTTTTAGTCCCCAAGGAGCTAGATCCAGTGGTGAAGTACCAACCTGCAAGTGTACTGCTGGGAAGTGCAAAACTGAGAAAAAAAACGGGGTGGTCTACTATGTGTGTCATATACCAAAG GGCCAAGGTGCATGCTCTCACCGCGAGCCAGTCGAAGCTGCTGCTGAAGAACCACCACTAACTGGATACACCAATCCAAGGGAGAGTGAACATTTGGGGTACAATCCAGTTGCAAAGGAAGCTAATGTGCATGCCATGATGGGAGGCCACAATGAAACTAGACAATTCGATCCTGATCAACCCCCTGAATATGATGAATGGCCGTTTGAAATTGTTGAGGGTGATGTTGTACCCACAGCCCACTTGTGGCCTGCTCACCCTACACCCATTGCTGCAGTCGCTCAGGGATCTCCAGTTATGCTGCGCCAACAATTTGCTATGGTTCAAGTGGGAACACCAACTAAATTACCCATGCCACCTAAATGTACCATCAGCCCCAATACTCCTCGGTCAGGCAGTTGCTACCGGTGCCATGAAGGACATTGGATCATGAACTGCCCTAAGAACGGCACTTGTTACCACTGTGGTATGGTTGGGCACTTTGTGAAGGATTGCCCTGGAGCACGCACCGAGAAATGA